TTCGCGCTTTTTGTCGATGTGCGAGATCATGAGGTGAGCCATTTCGATGGGATCTTCCGCGAAGCCCCATTTGCCGCAGCCCAGTTCTTCCAGGCCTTCGAAGAGGAGCTTGTGGAACTTCGTCCCTTTTATGGCGGGGAAGCCCACGCCGAAGACCGTGTACAGCCCCGAGGCCACGAAATAGTGGCCGATGCTGATGGCCTTCTCGCTCATCCACTCGGGGGCCGCCCCCGCAACTGGAAGATCCGCAATGCTTTCGCCCAGGCCGCCGGTACGGACCATCTCGGCGCAGGCGATGAGGATCCGGCTGTTGTCCACGCAGGAGCCCAGCCCCAGAACCGGCGGCATCCCCACCGTTTCGCACACTTCCGCCAGGCCGTCTCCAGCCAACACCGCCGCATCGGGTTTCATGAGGCCCGCTTTGGCGAGGGCAATCTGCGAGCAGCCCGTCTGCACCACCAGCACGTTGTTGCGGATCAGTTCCTTGACCACTTCGACGTGCACGTAGTCGTGCCTCACCCGCGGGTTGGTGCAGCCCACAACCCCTGCGAGGCCTCGGATCCGGCCGTTGATGATGTTTTCATTGAGGGGCACGTACGAACCGCGGAAGGTCCCGCCCAGCATGTAGCTGATATATTCGTGCGAAAACCCGTGGATCCCCATGTCACGCCGCTGCGGGATCACCACCCGCCCTGGCCGGTTCTTGTACCGCTCGATGGCCAGCTGCACCACCTTGTCGGTGCACGAACGCGGCGTGTGTTCATGGAACTCGATGTGTTCCGCCCCTTCGATCTTCGCCCGCGGATTGGTGGTGAAAAACTTCGTCCCGTAGCATTTGGCCATGGTCGAAAGCCCCTGCTTGATACACTGGACGTCCACCGCCATGGCGTCCACCGCCCCCGTGGCGATGACGACTTCCGTGCTCATGAAGTTCCCCACATGCGGCACCCCGTGACGGCTTAATACCTCCGCCCCCGAGCAGCACATCCCCACAAGGTTGATCCCGGCGGCTCCCGCTTCCTTTGCCTTCTCGACGAGCGCCGGGTCGTTGACCGAATCGATCATGGACTCGAACAGGTTCGGTTCGTGGCCGTGCACGATGACGTTCACGTGGTCTTCCTTCAAAAACCCCATGTTCACGCCCCCTACCAACGGCTTCGGCGTCCCGAAAAGGATGTCCGAAATCTCGGTGGCCACCATCGAACCGCCCCAGCCGTCGGCGAGCGCCGTCCGCGAACACTGCTTCACGATGTTTTCGTAGTGCTGGTCCACCCCTATGTGGGTCCGGTGCATGATCTCCATGATCTCGCGCATGGACCCCCGCGGAACGATCCCCAGCTTCCGCCAGGTCTCAACCGTCTTCGGCGGCACCCGCTTGACGAACGGAATCTCGCCTTCCACCTGCGTGTAGGTCCGCTCCAGCTCGTGATAGAGATCCAAGGCGATCTCCTTCACCTCCCGGCCCGCCGTCTCGATGCCGATGCTCTCCGCCACCGTCCGGAGCTTCTCTTCGTCCTTGATCTTGTAGTCGGCGATCCTTCCGTTTACAACCTCCCGGAACACATCCAGCATGCTCATCCCGTGGTCCGTGTGCGCGGCACACCCAGACGCCACCATCCGCGCAAAGTTCCGCGCCGCAATGGTGTCGATAGTTGCCCCGCACACCCCCACCTTCGCATACGGATCCTTGGGATTCAAACGGCACGGACCCATGAAACAATGCTTGCAGCAGGCCGAATCCGCACCGATCGGGCACGGCTTCATCTC
This is a stretch of genomic DNA from Desulfoglaeba alkanexedens ALDC. It encodes these proteins:
- the cooS gene encoding anaerobic carbon-monoxide dehydrogenase catalytic subunit — protein: MAEEKKAKQYNFRDFSMCEATVQMLEKAAADGVETAFQRAAEMKPCPIGADSACCKHCFMGPCRLNPKDPYAKVGVCGATIDTIAARNFARMVASGCAAHTDHGMSMLDVFREVVNGRIADYKIKDEEKLRTVAESIGIETAGREVKEIALDLYHELERTYTQVEGEIPFVKRVPPKTVETWRKLGIVPRGSMREIMEIMHRTHIGVDQHYENIVKQCSRTALADGWGGSMVATEISDILFGTPKPLVGGVNMGFLKEDHVNVIVHGHEPNLFESMIDSVNDPALVEKAKEAGAAGINLVGMCCSGAEVLSRHGVPHVGNFMSTEVVIATGAVDAMAVDVQCIKQGLSTMAKCYGTKFFTTNPRAKIEGAEHIEFHEHTPRSCTDKVVQLAIERYKNRPGRVVIPQRRDMGIHGFSHEYISYMLGGTFRGSYVPLNENIINGRIRGLAGVVGCTNPRVRHDYVHVEVVKELIRNNVLVVQTGCSQIALAKAGLMKPDAAVLAGDGLAEVCETVGMPPVLGLGSCVDNSRILIACAEMVRTGGLGESIADLPVAGAAPEWMSEKAISIGHYFVASGLYTVFGVGFPAIKGTKFHKLLFEGLEELGCGKWGFAEDPIEMAHLMISHIDKKREALGIMGERERKLFGMEDRRAMEV